Proteins from a single region of Chengkuizengella sediminis:
- the gpr gene encoding GPR endopeptidase: MDTYSERIDLALEATELASNRMGGQIPGVHTETRSDEGVTITKIKVLDEEGSRAIGKMKGHYITIEVPGLRKKDSELQNQVATKLAKEFEQLLKDIKIEPNAKILVVGLGNWNVTPDALGPIVVENVMVTRHFFELMPNQVQEGYREVSAVAPGVLGITGIETSEIVHGIVEKSKPDVVVAIDALASMALDRVNTTIQIADTGIHPGSGIGNKRKGLNKETLGVPCIAIGVPTVVYASTIVNNSIQMAINHFKKQTDNTEFIFGALDKMTDQERLNLVREVLNPMGHDLLVTPKEIDEFIEDIANIIANGLNASLHEAVDTDNVAAYTH; the protein is encoded by the coding sequence ATGGATACATATTCAGAACGTATTGACCTTGCACTAGAAGCTACCGAATTAGCATCCAATCGTATGGGGGGGCAAATTCCAGGTGTACATACAGAAACTAGATCAGATGAGGGGGTTACTATCACCAAAATTAAAGTTTTAGATGAGGAAGGTTCTAGAGCTATTGGAAAAATGAAAGGTCATTATATTACGATTGAAGTTCCTGGTTTAAGAAAAAAGGATTCTGAACTGCAAAACCAAGTGGCAACAAAACTTGCTAAAGAGTTTGAACAGCTGTTAAAGGACATTAAAATAGAACCAAATGCAAAAATATTAGTTGTAGGTTTAGGGAATTGGAATGTAACTCCAGATGCTCTAGGTCCTATTGTTGTTGAAAATGTGATGGTGACAAGACATTTTTTTGAATTAATGCCGAATCAAGTTCAGGAAGGATATCGAGAAGTAAGTGCAGTAGCACCAGGTGTATTAGGTATAACTGGAATCGAAACAAGTGAAATTGTCCACGGGATCGTTGAAAAATCTAAACCTGACGTAGTAGTAGCCATTGATGCTTTAGCTTCTATGGCCTTAGATCGTGTAAATACAACGATACAAATTGCTGATACAGGTATTCATCCTGGTTCTGGGATTGGGAACAAGAGAAAAGGACTAAATAAAGAAACGTTAGGTGTACCCTGTATTGCAATAGGAGTTCCAACGGTTGTGTATGCTTCCACTATTGTAAATAATAGTATTCAAATGGCGATTAATCATTTTAAAAAACAAACGGACAATACAGAATTTATTTTTGGAGCTTTGGATAAAATGACGGATCAAGAACGATTAAATTTAGTAAGAGAAGTTCTAAATCCCATGGGACATGATTTACTAGTTACACCGAAGGAAATAGATGAATTTATTGAGGATATTGCAAATATTATTGCTAATGGCTTAAATGCATCTCTTCATGAGGCAGTGGATACAGATAATGTAGCAGCATACACACATTAA
- the rpsT gene encoding 30S ribosomal protein S20: MPNIKSAIKRVKTSEKRRLINASRKSALRTAIKTVDTAIDDQNAESAKAALTDAIKKLDKAASKGLIHKNAASRKKSRLTKKVNAL; the protein is encoded by the coding sequence ATGCCTAATATCAAATCTGCTATTAAGAGAGTAAAAACTAGTGAAAAACGTCGTTTAATTAATGCTTCTAGAAAATCTGCACTACGTACTGCGATCAAAACTGTTGATACAGCAATTGATGATCAAAATGCAGAAAGTGCAAAAGCAGCACTAACTGACGCTATTAAAAAGCTTGATAAAGCGGCTTCCAAAGGATTAATCCATAAAAATGCTGCTTCTAGAAAAAAATCTCGCTTAACTAAAAAAGTTAATGCTCTTTAA
- the holA gene encoding DNA polymerase III subunit delta, with protein MEYKEAVKQIKQKKILPIYLCYGTEKFLMNEFIQFLTNEFIDPVHKDFALIHFDLTETSIDQVVEDVETLPFMVPNKLVIAKNASFLTGTRDKSKIEHQIEKLEKYINSPVDYSVLVLYVNAEKLDERKKIVKLLKKQNYIISFPSLKPNELSKWVQNRVKKNGSYISQQAIETFILYAGTNLQTLDGEIEKCCLFAGVDQEITSEMIQQLVVRSTEQNIFILVDEIVKKKLDKALTIFYTLLKQKEEPIKIVSLIARQFRIILQVKELSSKGYSQYQVSSQLSIHPYAVKIADGQGKLYQEEHLVDILDKLAELDFQMKSGQVDKVLGVEKFLFQVNM; from the coding sequence ATGGAATATAAGGAAGCAGTAAAACAAATAAAACAAAAAAAAATTTTACCTATATATTTATGTTATGGTACAGAAAAATTTTTAATGAACGAATTTATTCAATTTTTAACGAATGAATTTATTGATCCTGTACATAAGGATTTCGCATTAATTCACTTTGATTTAACTGAAACAAGTATTGACCAAGTTGTTGAAGATGTTGAAACCCTTCCGTTTATGGTACCTAATAAATTAGTCATTGCTAAAAACGCAAGTTTTTTGACAGGAACAAGGGATAAATCTAAGATCGAACATCAGATTGAGAAGTTAGAAAAATACATTAACTCACCAGTAGATTATTCTGTATTAGTTCTTTATGTCAATGCTGAGAAATTAGACGAAAGAAAAAAAATAGTGAAGTTATTAAAAAAACAAAATTACATTATTTCATTCCCTTCTTTAAAGCCAAATGAATTATCAAAATGGGTACAAAATAGAGTGAAAAAAAATGGGAGCTACATTTCACAGCAGGCTATTGAAACTTTTATTTTATATGCGGGTACGAATTTACAAACTTTGGATGGAGAGATTGAAAAGTGTTGTTTATTCGCAGGAGTGGATCAAGAAATTACCAGTGAGATGATTCAACAGTTAGTTGTACGCAGTACTGAACAAAACATTTTTATATTAGTTGATGAAATTGTAAAGAAAAAACTTGATAAGGCTCTAACTATTTTTTATACTCTTTTAAAACAAAAAGAAGAGCCGATTAAAATTGTTTCACTTATTGCTAGGCAATTTCGCATTATTTTACAGGTGAAGGAATTATCCAGTAAAGGTTATTCACAATACCAAGTCTCATCGCAATTAAGTATCCATCCCTACGCTGTTAAAATTGCTGATGGGCAAGGTAAACTATATCAAGAAGAGCATCTTGTAGACATATTAGACAAGCTAGCTGAATTAGATTTTCAGATGAAAAGTGGACAAGTTGATAAAGTGTTAGGTGTTGAGAAGTTTTTATTTCAGGTTAATATGTAA
- a CDS encoding anti-sigma factor family protein, translating to MKCQEVIQLMQRDLDGDLNKEEHQQMIDHISDCHSCTEMFERLKNVSIELEQLPQVTPPVSIVDQILPQLEEIDQANIIETQVHDTGETEETLTTNIKKTTFTTLFKKAKPIAFLGASAAAVILIVFTALNSGDNLIMNDMAVEQSAPESIAENRALSEESTILDEDRFDADAAEIPIPKMDYDDQAALKIESEEPNESTESRSGEVGESGSEEEVKIPVLEEDTTLSMTFSEDLIAEGTVSPDGQYVINTRVIEEGGSELIVQKVDNQEILFTLKIEDNLSITKIEWLEDSQFILLETFDGEKKYSEQIDIFNPMQPS from the coding sequence ATGAAATGTCAAGAGGTGATACAACTTATGCAAAGAGACCTTGATGGTGATTTAAATAAAGAAGAACATCAGCAAATGATCGACCATATCAGCGATTGTCATTCTTGTACAGAGATGTTTGAACGATTAAAAAATGTTTCGATTGAATTAGAACAGTTACCGCAAGTAACACCACCAGTAAGTATAGTAGATCAAATATTACCTCAATTAGAGGAAATTGATCAGGCAAATATAATTGAAACACAAGTACATGATACGGGTGAAACAGAAGAAACATTAACTACGAATATCAAAAAAACGACATTTACAACTTTGTTCAAAAAAGCAAAACCTATTGCTTTTCTTGGAGCTTCTGCTGCGGCTGTAATATTGATCGTTTTTACAGCTTTAAACTCAGGAGATAACCTTATAATGAACGACATGGCGGTAGAACAATCTGCTCCGGAAAGCATCGCAGAAAACAGAGCACTTTCTGAAGAATCTACAATTTTAGATGAGGATAGGTTTGATGCTGATGCAGCTGAAATACCAATACCAAAAATGGATTATGATGATCAAGCAGCACTGAAAATTGAGAGTGAAGAACCTAATGAAAGTACTGAATCACGATCAGGAGAAGTAGGGGAATCAGGATCTGAAGAAGAAGTGAAAATTCCAGTACTTGAAGAAGATACGACGTTATCAATGACATTTTCAGAAGACTTAATTGCTGAAGGAACGGTATCACCAGATGGTCAGTACGTTATAAACACTCGAGTTATAGAGGAAGGAGGAAGTGAGCTTATTGTACAGAAAGTAGATAATCAAGAAATATTATTTACTTTAAAGATTGAGGATAACTTATCCATTACAAAAATAGAGTGGTTAGAGGATAGTCAGTTTATCCTGTTAGAGACTTTCGACGGTGAAAAGAAATATTCTGAACAAATCGATATTTTTAATCCAATGCAACCTTCTTAG
- a CDS encoding sigma-70 family RNA polymerase sigma factor: MVEPEIIKNAQNGDREALIQVLREIETHIYRTAFYILGNEHDAMDAAQESLIKIYSKIHLYEEKALFKTWIQRIVTNVCIDKFRKKKTNVSIEEHEIVIKGDDNVEKEILSAYVAKDIEEAIAKLPEHHRMVVVLRYLQDFSYNEISISLDLPLNTVKSYLFRARQQLQKLLHEYQKGGVQG, from the coding sequence GTGGTAGAGCCAGAAATAATTAAAAATGCTCAAAATGGGGATCGGGAAGCTTTAATACAAGTATTAAGAGAAATTGAAACCCACATATATCGCACCGCTTTTTATATATTAGGCAATGAACATGATGCGATGGATGCAGCGCAAGAATCACTTATTAAAATTTATTCTAAAATTCATTTATACGAAGAAAAAGCATTATTTAAAACTTGGATACAAAGAATCGTTACAAATGTTTGTATTGATAAGTTTCGCAAGAAAAAAACGAATGTCTCTATTGAAGAGCACGAAATAGTGATTAAAGGTGATGATAATGTGGAGAAAGAAATTTTATCTGCATATGTGGCAAAAGATATTGAAGAAGCGATTGCTAAATTACCTGAACATCATCGTATGGTTGTTGTTTTAAGGTATTTGCAGGATTTTTCTTACAACGAGATCTCTATCTCACTTGATTTACCTTTGAACACTGTGAAATCGTATTTATTTAGAGCTAGGCAACAACTGCAGAAATTACTCCATGAATATCAGAAAGGTGGTGTACAAGGATGA
- a CDS encoding DNA internalization-related competence protein ComEC/Rec2, with the protein MKNPILCFVITWIIGATIVFSNQSKSMLFCILVLCVVFIFFLWKVGRTYKLFSICTLILLCSIIYHHWYDTKNDSSIDPNWAESEVKVHGTIHSTIKIDGDQVSFDIKTDQLNEKLKVFIKLNTIDEKNTVKMWGRGDSIVLIGVLKEPSVARNFGAFDYRKYLYYQHIHWILSAKGLDNVQVTPVSFQFTLSYFLSWTDKIRDFLANQSTLIFSESHQGFMLSLLLGLRNEFDPVEFEQFSQIGLTHILAISGLHVAVFLTCCMYVLKLLGFTKEKQIYCCMCIIPFYILITGAAPSVVRAGLMAMFGLYALKKGRSKDVLNFVGFAVLIMLIWNPYYLVNVSFQLSVIVTLLLILLVPMISKLIPISSTLLNGTLSVTITAQLASFPLTIFYFNQFSLLSWLANLLLVPIVSIIILPLGLAALILSLIYTKIGLLITYVIEICIDILFWFVHSMNTYSKFNTIWASPTIEFIFLYYIVLWMSVWTLHITIRKDKFLPEVVQDRWTVFIKKYKIAIYFNIMFLLLGLFFYFPNFYDKTGLVRFIDVGQGDSIVIQTPNKKVILVDGGGTFSFTKSDNEWRIRKDPYEVGKDVVVPILKKQGVHEIDYLIMSHLDIDHIGGLIATIEKIPVNHIIFNGTLKNNETVQQIFNLAYEKRIPLYKVEAGEFLKLDKYTTIHFLHPPEVEEVYLEKEQNEQSIVFLLKIYQTKLLFTGDIDQVTERAILNRMNPYQTEVDILKVAHHGSKSSSSTEWLNYWQPKAAMISVGNNNLYGHPHHDVLMNLENYNLDIYRTDKQGEIQIEIDDRGWDVTTKLKY; encoded by the coding sequence ATGAAAAACCCCATATTATGTTTTGTGATTACATGGATTATAGGAGCAACAATCGTATTTTCGAACCAATCAAAATCTATGTTGTTTTGTATACTAGTACTTTGCGTAGTATTCATTTTTTTCCTATGGAAAGTAGGGCGAACATATAAATTATTTTCAATTTGTACGTTGATACTTCTTTGCTCAATTATTTATCATCATTGGTACGATACAAAGAATGATTCAAGCATAGATCCGAATTGGGCAGAATCAGAGGTGAAGGTTCATGGCACGATTCATTCCACAATAAAAATCGATGGTGACCAAGTCAGCTTTGATATCAAAACGGACCAGCTAAATGAAAAGTTGAAAGTATTTATCAAACTGAACACAATTGATGAAAAAAATACTGTGAAAATGTGGGGGAGAGGAGATTCTATTGTTTTGATCGGGGTACTTAAAGAACCTTCTGTAGCAAGAAACTTTGGTGCATTTGATTATAGGAAGTACTTATATTATCAACACATTCATTGGATTTTGTCAGCTAAAGGTTTGGATAATGTTCAGGTGACTCCAGTTTCGTTTCAATTCACTTTAAGTTACTTTTTGAGTTGGACTGATAAAATAAGAGATTTTTTAGCCAATCAAAGTACATTGATATTTTCAGAATCACATCAGGGATTTATGTTAAGTTTGTTATTAGGATTACGGAATGAATTTGACCCAGTTGAATTTGAACAGTTTTCTCAGATTGGATTAACGCATATATTAGCGATTTCTGGTCTTCATGTAGCTGTTTTTTTGACTTGCTGTATGTACGTGTTAAAACTATTAGGGTTTACAAAAGAAAAACAAATTTATTGTTGTATGTGTATTATTCCATTTTATATCCTTATTACAGGAGCAGCACCATCGGTAGTTAGAGCTGGTCTTATGGCCATGTTTGGGTTGTATGCACTTAAAAAAGGACGTAGTAAAGATGTTTTGAATTTTGTTGGATTTGCTGTACTCATCATGTTGATATGGAATCCTTATTATTTGGTCAATGTGAGCTTTCAACTTTCAGTGATCGTAACATTATTACTAATTTTACTTGTCCCAATGATTAGTAAATTAATCCCCATTTCTTCAACTCTTTTAAATGGAACATTGTCAGTGACTATCACTGCGCAGCTTGCCTCATTTCCGTTAACGATTTTTTATTTTAATCAATTTTCTCTTCTATCTTGGTTAGCAAATCTCCTTTTAGTACCTATCGTTAGTATTATCATTTTACCTCTCGGATTAGCAGCTTTAATTTTAAGTTTAATTTATACAAAAATAGGTTTATTGATCACTTATGTAATTGAAATATGTATTGATATTTTATTTTGGTTTGTTCACAGTATGAATACGTATTCAAAATTCAATACCATCTGGGCTTCCCCAACAATTGAATTTATCTTTTTATACTACATTGTGTTATGGATGAGTGTTTGGACATTGCATATAACTATTCGAAAAGATAAATTCCTTCCTGAAGTAGTTCAAGATCGTTGGACAGTTTTTATTAAGAAATATAAAATAGCTATTTATTTTAATATCATGTTCCTTCTCCTCGGTTTATTTTTTTATTTTCCAAATTTTTATGACAAAACTGGTTTAGTGCGATTTATTGATGTAGGTCAAGGTGACAGTATTGTAATTCAGACTCCAAATAAAAAGGTGATCTTAGTTGATGGAGGCGGTACATTTTCATTTACTAAGTCTGACAATGAATGGAGAATTCGTAAAGATCCGTATGAAGTTGGTAAGGATGTTGTGGTTCCGATATTAAAAAAACAAGGGGTACATGAAATTGATTATTTAATCATGTCTCATTTAGATATTGATCATATAGGTGGGTTAATTGCTACTATTGAAAAAATACCTGTGAATCATATCATTTTTAACGGTACATTAAAAAATAATGAAACTGTTCAACAAATTTTTAATCTAGCTTATGAAAAAAGAATACCTCTTTATAAAGTAGAAGCTGGAGAATTTTTAAAGTTGGATAAATATACGACCATTCATTTTTTACATCCTCCTGAAGTAGAGGAAGTTTATCTTGAAAAGGAACAAAACGAACAATCTATCGTTTTTCTGTTGAAAATATATCAAACAAAACTTTTATTTACTGGGGACATAGATCAGGTTACAGAAAGAGCAATTTTAAACCGTATGAATCCGTACCAAACAGAAGTAGATATTTTAAAAGTGGCACACCATGGGAGTAAATCGTCATCATCAACAGAATGGCTGAATTATTGGCAGCCAAAAGCTGCGATGATTTCGGTAGGAAATAATAATTTGTATGGGCATCCACATCATGATGTATTGATGAATCTAGAAAATTACAACCTTGATATTTATCGTACAGATAAGCAGGGTGAAATCCAGATCGAAATTGATGATAGAGGTTGGGATGTGACCACAAAGTTGAAATATTGA
- a CDS encoding deoxycytidylate deaminase: MNKNKRKDWDTYFLDIAYMAATRSQCPRRRVGAVLVQGKKLLGSAYNGAPMGVPDCLEAGCMIAEEYELQNVDGKNEMVKKQRCIRTIHAEQNLLLFTDRKDREGSTVYVTDQPCWTCANMLANSGVSEIVYHRPYIKDSDKVNDLMNDRGIVFRTIEQYQPPEGVIDEIKE; encoded by the coding sequence ATGAATAAAAACAAACGCAAAGATTGGGACACCTACTTTTTAGACATTGCTTATATGGCTGCTACAAGATCACAATGCCCACGAAGAAGAGTAGGGGCTGTTCTTGTACAAGGGAAGAAACTGCTAGGTTCAGCATATAATGGTGCACCTATGGGAGTTCCAGACTGTTTAGAAGCAGGTTGTATGATCGCTGAAGAATATGAACTGCAAAATGTAGATGGAAAAAATGAGATGGTAAAAAAACAAAGATGTATTCGTACGATTCATGCTGAGCAAAATTTATTACTATTTACAGACCGCAAGGACCGCGAAGGGTCAACGGTTTATGTAACAGACCAACCATGTTGGACTTGTGCTAATATGCTTGCGAATTCAGGGGTTTCTGAAATTGTTTATCATCGTCCGTATATAAAAGATTCAGATAAAGTGAATGATCTTATGAATGATAGAGGAATTGTGTTTAGAACAATTGAGCAATATCAGCCTCCTGAAGGTGTTATTGATGAAATAAAAGAATAA
- a CDS encoding homocysteine synthase has product MSEERKLGLETLSVHAGQEVDPTTMSRALPIYQTTSYGFKDTEHAADLFALKEFGNVYTRLMNPTSDSFEKRVAALEGAPAALATASGSSAITYSILNIAGAGDEIVSASSLYGGTFNLFSVSLPRIGIHVKFVDPNDPENFRKAITSKTKALFAESIGNPKGDVLDIEAVAKIAHENSIPLIVDNTIPSPYLLRPIEHGADIVVHSATKFIGGHGTSIGGVIVDGGTFDWIGSGKFPELTEPDPSYNGVVYTEAVGPIAYIIKARVQLLRDMGAAISPFNSFLLMQGLETLHLRMEKHSENALKMAQYLEGHEFVDSVSYAGLESHPSYQLAKKYLPNGQGAVMTFEVKGGLDAGKKVINSVDIFSHLANIGDSKSLIIHPASTTHAQLQGDDLLSAGVTSGMIRLSIGTESIDDLIYDLDQALKANQQ; this is encoded by the coding sequence ATGTCTGAAGAACGTAAGTTAGGTTTAGAAACGTTATCCGTACATGCAGGTCAAGAGGTTGATCCAACAACGATGTCACGCGCACTTCCAATTTATCAAACGACTTCGTATGGATTTAAAGACACAGAACATGCTGCGGATTTGTTTGCTTTAAAGGAATTCGGGAATGTATACACTCGATTAATGAATCCAACTTCAGATTCGTTTGAGAAAAGAGTAGCGGCTTTAGAAGGTGCACCTGCGGCTTTGGCAACGGCTTCTGGATCATCAGCTATAACGTATTCCATTTTAAATATTGCTGGTGCTGGGGATGAGATTGTGTCTGCATCAAGTTTATATGGTGGTACTTTTAATTTGTTTTCTGTAAGTTTACCTAGAATTGGTATTCATGTGAAATTTGTAGACCCGAACGATCCTGAGAATTTTCGTAAAGCAATTACTAGTAAAACAAAGGCTTTGTTTGCAGAATCTATAGGGAATCCTAAAGGCGATGTATTAGATATCGAAGCTGTAGCTAAAATAGCACACGAAAACAGCATTCCTCTCATTGTTGACAATACTATACCGAGCCCTTATTTGTTACGTCCAATCGAGCATGGTGCAGATATTGTTGTACATTCAGCGACGAAATTTATTGGAGGTCATGGTACTTCAATTGGGGGAGTTATTGTAGACGGAGGCACATTTGATTGGATAGGAAGTGGGAAATTCCCTGAATTAACTGAACCAGATCCAAGTTATAATGGGGTGGTATATACAGAGGCTGTAGGACCAATTGCATATATCATTAAAGCTCGTGTTCAATTGTTGCGTGATATGGGAGCTGCTATTTCACCATTCAATTCCTTTTTACTTATGCAAGGTTTAGAAACGCTTCATTTGAGAATGGAAAAACACAGTGAAAACGCACTTAAAATGGCTCAATATTTAGAGGGCCATGAATTTGTTGATAGTGTTAGTTACGCAGGGCTGGAAAGTCATCCTTCATATCAATTAGCAAAGAAGTATTTACCGAACGGACAGGGAGCAGTGATGACTTTTGAAGTAAAAGGCGGATTGGATGCAGGGAAAAAAGTCATCAATTCTGTGGACATATTTTCACATCTAGCTAATATTGGAGATAGTAAATCACTCATTATCCATCCTGCTAGTACAACACATGCTCAATTACAAGGGGATGATTTATTATCTGCAGGAGTAACATCTGGAATGATTCGTTTATCTATAGGAACAGAATCCATAGATGATCTGATTTATGATTTGGATCAAGCGTTAAAAGCAAACCAGCAATAA
- a CDS encoding helix-hairpin-helix domain-containing protein, producing the protein MSLRKLKEIRSILWIILILCIVFFLLLEKFILQVDQVNELENVTDQVEDVLLLNDDSTNQGTNEIKDRMENVVEKPLDPNKEPIGSPTKINVNQASVQQLMILPNIGEVKAQAIVDYREEHGRFLTRNELMNVKGIGEKTLEKLNGLITF; encoded by the coding sequence ATGAGTTTAAGGAAATTAAAAGAAATTCGTTCTATATTATGGATCATACTTATATTATGTATTGTCTTCTTTCTTTTACTTGAGAAGTTTATATTACAAGTTGATCAGGTTAATGAATTAGAAAACGTTACTGATCAGGTGGAAGATGTACTATTACTAAATGATGATAGTACTAATCAAGGAACAAATGAAATAAAAGATCGAATGGAAAATGTTGTAGAAAAACCACTAGACCCAAATAAAGAACCAATCGGTTCCCCCACAAAAATCAATGTTAACCAAGCCAGTGTTCAACAACTAATGATCCTTCCAAATATAGGGGAAGTAAAAGCTCAAGCCATTGTTGATTATCGAGAAGAGCATGGGAGGTTTCTCACTAGAAATGAACTGATGAATGTGAAAGGAATTGGAGAGAAAACGCTTGAAAAACTGAATGGGTTAATCACATTCTAG
- the comER gene encoding late competence protein ComER, with the protein MNLGFIGTGSMGSILIEAFIQSEALKSEQISASNRTKDKTKKLKEKYPELRIYPSNIEVALESDIIFICVKPLEFKNVIDEIKNVLLPSQIIVSITSPILIKHLEDQLPCKIAKIIPSITNHEHSGASLCMYGNKITEEDKQTLERLLKTISEPLQISEQFTRVTSDISSCGPAFLAFFIQNFVEAAVEETGIPKEEATRLASEMVLGTGKLLTTGGFTPETLIERVSVPGGITAEGLKMMSSELNGVFNQLIKTTHAKYDEDLSKIESMFYDSSKN; encoded by the coding sequence ATGAATTTAGGATTCATTGGAACTGGCAGTATGGGAAGTATATTAATAGAGGCTTTCATCCAATCCGAAGCCTTAAAATCAGAGCAAATTTCAGCAAGCAATCGAACAAAGGACAAAACGAAGAAACTTAAAGAAAAATACCCTGAGCTCCGTATTTATCCATCAAATATTGAGGTAGCTTTAGAAAGTGATATTATATTTATTTGTGTAAAACCTTTAGAATTTAAAAATGTAATAGATGAAATTAAAAATGTATTATTACCTTCTCAAATCATTGTTTCTATTACTAGTCCAATTTTAATAAAACATCTTGAAGATCAGCTCCCTTGCAAAATTGCAAAAATTATTCCAAGCATTACAAATCATGAGCACAGTGGAGCCTCTTTGTGTATGTATGGAAATAAAATAACAGAAGAAGATAAACAAACACTGGAAAGATTATTAAAAACAATTAGTGAACCACTACAAATATCTGAACAATTTACAAGGGTTACATCTGATATCTCAAGCTGTGGTCCAGCCTTTTTAGCCTTTTTCATTCAAAATTTTGTAGAAGCTGCAGTGGAGGAAACTGGAATTCCAAAAGAAGAAGCAACACGGTTAGCGAGTGAAATGGTATTGGGAACTGGAAAGTTATTAACCACAGGGGGGTTCACTCCAGAAACATTAATAGAACGTGTTAGTGTTCCCGGAGGAATTACCGCTGAGGGCTTAAAGATGATGTCAAGTGAGTTAAATGGAGTTTTTAATCAACTTATCAAAACAACACATGCAAAATATGATGAGGATCTCAGCAAAATAGAGTCCATGTTTTATGATTCAAGCAAAAATTAA